Proteins co-encoded in one Chroicocephalus ridibundus chromosome 6, bChrRid1.1, whole genome shotgun sequence genomic window:
- the DNAJB12 gene encoding dnaJ homolog subfamily B member 12, with protein sequence MAHGSSLPLCSSFSLVLHRSLVGRPTALEEPSLGRHLVCPSPVPPRRPRLARDAIKPPATPSLGARPCPAPAAAMESNRDEAERCIGIALAAAKANQPDKARRFLEKAQRLYPSPRIRVLLESLNKNEQSANGQSQSRESTNPQFKKMSGDFPSANGEAGGEAPKGYTQDQVDAVKRVKQCKDYYEILGVNREASDEDLKKAYRKLALKFHPDKNHAPGATEAFKAIGNAYAVLSNPEKRKQYDQFGDEKLNPARHGHSHSDFHRGFEADISPEDLFNMFFGGGFPSSNVHVYSNGRMRYTYHQRQDRREHQGDGGLGLFVQLMPILILIIVSALSQMMVSSPPYSLSQRPSVGHIHRRVTEHLKVTYYVSENFADEYTGTNLKNVERSVEDDYIANLRNNCWKEKQQKEGLLYRARYFGDSDLYQRAQKMGTPSCSRLSDVQASLHG encoded by the exons ATGGCTCATGGCTCATCTCTTCCGCTCTGCTCCAGCTTTTCACTGGTTCTTCACCGGAGTCTGGTTG GAAGGCCAACGGCGCTGGAAGAGCCATCTCTCGGCCGCCATCTTGTCTGTCCGTCCCCCGTCCCACCCCGGCGGCCCCGCCTCGCCCGTGACGCCATCAAGCCGCCCGCGACGCCATCGCTCGGCGCgcggccctgccccgccccggccgccgccatggAGTCGAACAGGGACGAGGCGGAGCGGTGCATCGGTATCGCGCTGGCCGCCGCCAAGGCCAACCAGCCCGACAAGGCCCGCCGCTTCCTGGAGAAGGCGCAGCGGCTCTACCCCTCGCCGCGGATCCGTG TTCTGCTTGAATCGCTCAACAAGAATGAGCAATCGGCCAATGGGCAGTCCCAATCCAGGGAGTCCACGAACCCCCAGTTCAAGAAAATGAGCGGAGACTTCCCATCGGCCAACggagaggctggtggggaggCCCCCAAGGGCTACACTCAGGACCAGGTGGATGCAGTGAAGAG GGTAAAGCAATGCAAAGATTACTATGAAATTCTGGGAGTAAACAGAGAAGCTTCTGATGAGGACCTGAAAAAGGCTTACCGGAAACTTGCACTGAAATTTCACCCAGATAAGAACCATGCACCAGGGGCTACAGAGGCGTTTAAAG CCATTGGTAATGCGTACGCCGTATTGAGCAACCCAGAGAAGAGGAAGCAATATGACCAGTTTGGAGACGAGAAACTCAACCCTGCTCGGCACGGACACAGTCACTCAGACTTCCACCGCGGGTTTGAGGCAGACATCTCCCCCGAGGACCTCTTCAACatgttttttggtggtggttttcctTCTA GTAACGTTCACGTATACAGCAATGGCAGGATGCGGTATACCTACCATCAGAGGCAGGACAGACGAGAACATCAGGGTGAC GGTGGCCTTGGGTTGTTTGTCCAGCTGATGCCTATCCTCATCCTGATCATTGTGTCTGCTCTCAGCCAGATGATGGTCTCCAGCCCACCCTACAGTTTGAGCCAGAGGCC GTCTGTGGGGCACATACACaggagagtgacagagcacttgAAAGTCACCTATTATGTATCCGAGAACTTTGCAGATGAATACacgggcacaaacctgaaaaACGTGGAAAGGAGCGTGGAGGACGACTATATCGCAAACCTTCGAAATAACTGctggaaagagaagcagcaga AGGAAGGCTTGTTGTACCGGGCGCGCTACTTCGGAGACTCGGATCTGTACCAGCGAGCACAGAAGATGGGCACCCCCAGCTGTAGCAGACTGTCAGACGTTCAAGCCTCCCTGCACGGATAG